A single window of Pirellulales bacterium DNA harbors:
- a CDS encoding GumC family protein, with protein MIRRQSRAVETLSPSRGLLASLWRHKGKGAAWAFAILAATVVVILYWPRGYRSEARLFVRLGRESVSLDPTATMGQTIAINESRENEINSILEVLKSRDIAGRVVDMVGPELLLDSSNRPTGLRKQPEWLGDAIGALPRLDKFPVSDRERAVTRLEDHLEVWTPKKTSVIGIRYLAATPEAAQRIVASVLEIYRSEHERLHHSDRSYGFFMEQKHLLQDELRQARDQLENAKSQLGLTSIESQQTTIQDEIRAIEAQLVGARSELAASEAKVGALKRALDVVPAREVTQDVVGFPNLGTDAMRDSLFKLQAAQAEMQSKYTAEHPLMVAMNEQIRKLQAMLDQQPKERTQSTTAIHPGHQQLELSWLTEQANFASLGARVKKLDAEHQLAVARIKDLNRKEGGIVQAQRQVDLLEANYRTYAEKLEQARIDQQLDSEQISNVAVIQPATYVAKVASPNRPLVAGLGAILAVAGSVLICMLADYHDHSLKTADDVEKSLDLPVLMSIPRLSRENMSWSRVGKGPNDSKH; from the coding sequence ATGATTCGTAGGCAGTCGCGAGCCGTGGAAACGCTATCGCCGTCGCGAGGTTTGCTAGCTTCGCTTTGGCGGCACAAGGGAAAAGGCGCGGCTTGGGCCTTTGCGATATTAGCGGCGACGGTTGTTGTCATCCTCTATTGGCCGCGGGGTTATCGCTCGGAAGCGAGGCTCTTCGTGCGGCTTGGCCGCGAGAGCGTGAGTTTGGACCCAACGGCCACGATGGGTCAAACGATCGCCATCAATGAATCGCGCGAGAATGAAATCAACTCGATTTTAGAAGTGCTGAAAAGTCGCGACATCGCCGGTCGCGTGGTGGATATGGTCGGACCCGAGTTGCTGCTTGACAGTTCGAATCGGCCCACTGGTTTGCGGAAGCAGCCGGAATGGTTGGGCGATGCAATCGGAGCGTTGCCCCGCTTGGACAAGTTTCCGGTGTCGGATCGCGAGCGGGCCGTGACGCGGCTCGAAGATCATCTCGAAGTGTGGACGCCCAAGAAGACCAGCGTCATCGGCATCCGCTATCTGGCCGCGACCCCGGAAGCGGCCCAACGCATCGTGGCGTCGGTGTTGGAAATTTATCGCAGCGAGCATGAGAGGCTGCATCATTCCGACCGATCATACGGGTTCTTCATGGAGCAAAAACACCTGCTGCAAGACGAGCTGCGTCAAGCCCGCGATCAACTCGAAAATGCCAAGAGCCAGCTCGGCCTGACATCGATCGAAAGCCAGCAAACCACCATTCAGGACGAGATTCGGGCGATCGAGGCCCAATTAGTCGGGGCTCGGTCCGAGCTGGCCGCCAGCGAAGCGAAAGTCGGCGCTTTGAAGCGGGCACTCGATGTCGTGCCCGCTCGAGAGGTGACGCAAGATGTCGTCGGCTTTCCAAATTTAGGCACCGATGCGATGCGTGATTCGCTCTTCAAATTGCAGGCCGCGCAAGCGGAGATGCAGTCGAAATACACCGCCGAGCACCCGCTGATGGTCGCGATGAACGAGCAAATCCGCAAATTGCAAGCGATGCTCGACCAACAACCCAAGGAACGCACTCAATCGACGACGGCTATTCACCCGGGCCATCAACAGTTGGAATTGTCTTGGCTCACCGAGCAGGCGAATTTCGCCTCGCTCGGGGCGCGGGTGAAGAAATTAGACGCCGAGCATCAATTGGCCGTCGCTCGGATCAAGGATCTGAACCGCAAGGAAGGCGGCATCGTGCAGGCGCAGCGGCAAGTCGATTTGCTCGAGGCCAATTACCGCACTTACGCCGAGAAGCTCGAGCAAGCCCGCATCGATCAGCAACTCGATTCGGAGCAGATTTCGAACGTTGCGGTCATTCAGCCGGCAACGTATGTGGCCAAGGTCGCCAGTCCGAATCGGCCGTTGGTCGCCGGCTTGGGGGCGATTTTAGCGGTCGCCGGCAGCGTATTGATTTGCATGCTGGCCGACTACCACGACCATTCGTTGAAGACGGCGGACGACGTTGAAAAGAGTCTGGATTTGCCCGTTCTAATGTCCATTCCGAGGCTGTCGCGAGAGAACATGTCTTGGAGCCGAGTTGGAAAGGGGCCGAATGATTCGAAGCACTGA
- a CDS encoding sugar transferase, whose product MSLLAFFIPIGAACEGWSQLASVLSWRVPRSEAVGLLGADHLGVVLPDTSIADAHAIAREVLDAVAEQHECEFDYAVLVYPSHEFAAQADDDGADKPEEPLNAHPMEALFALPMPSWKRLIDIVGSAIGLVLLSPLLLVVSLAIKLSSPGPIFFVQDREGIGGRRFKIFKLRTMHVDAEQQKSDLHELNERDGPAFKIRNDPRATRLGRVLRKTCIDELPQLWNVVKGDMSLVGPRPLPWEESRACARWHRRRLDVAPGLTCTWQLHGEIGMPFDVWMRMDIDYVENYCLWTDVKLVLQTMWRILLMRASH is encoded by the coding sequence TTGTCGTTGTTGGCGTTTTTCATTCCGATTGGCGCGGCCTGCGAGGGATGGTCGCAGTTGGCGAGCGTGCTCAGTTGGCGAGTGCCGCGCTCCGAGGCGGTGGGCCTGCTTGGGGCCGACCATCTGGGCGTTGTCTTGCCGGATACATCGATCGCCGACGCGCACGCCATTGCTCGCGAGGTGTTGGATGCGGTCGCCGAGCAACACGAATGCGAGTTCGACTATGCCGTGCTGGTCTATCCGTCGCATGAATTCGCGGCCCAGGCTGACGACGATGGCGCCGACAAGCCGGAGGAACCGCTGAACGCGCATCCGATGGAAGCCTTGTTCGCGTTGCCGATGCCGAGTTGGAAGCGGTTGATCGACATCGTGGGTTCGGCGATCGGTCTTGTGCTGCTCTCGCCGCTGCTGTTGGTGGTTTCACTGGCGATCAAGTTGAGTTCGCCCGGCCCGATCTTCTTCGTGCAAGATCGAGAAGGCATTGGTGGTCGGCGGTTCAAGATTTTCAAATTGCGAACGATGCACGTCGACGCCGAACAGCAAAAGTCGGATCTGCACGAACTGAACGAACGCGATGGACCGGCGTTCAAGATTCGCAACGATCCGCGTGCCACGCGGCTGGGAAGGGTCCTGCGGAAAACGTGCATCGACGAGTTGCCGCAGTTGTGGAATGTGGTGAAGGGCGATATGTCGCTGGTCGGTCCGCGGCCGCTCCCTTGGGAGGAATCGCGGGCGTGCGCTCGTTGGCATCGGCGCCGATTGGATGTGGCGCCGGGCCTCACGTGCACGTGGCAGCTCCATGGCGAGATCGGCATGCCGTTCGATGTGTGGATGCGAATGGACATCGACTATGTCGAAAACTACTGCCTTTGGACCGATGTGAAATTGGTCTTGCAAACGATGTGGCGCATCTTGCTGATGCGGGCTTCCCATTAA
- a CDS encoding glycosyltransferase, with protein MTATNVNPTKFSIVIATYRRPAMLRDTLLSLRTLKIPSSVALEVLIVDNDPGQSAVEVANELAAECEQSFALRYIAEPRTGLSHARNRGIEEAEGDFIGFLDDDVFISEHWLVAMLDCLERTGAVAVGGPYVNHWEEEPDPTVLACQYRLVAPDWGEHECTYQGRATPGGGNAVFRRRVFDTGLRFSPELGRIGNLLLSGEDTEVFRRLQKQGERLWYCPNAPMLHRISGERLTQAYLIRRSFWFGYSYAIIDSRIDGLAAQLLYAVARLGKLSLVDTCRFAFAKLRRSATGKLIARCSIATQWGYLRATFFPLPITDNPPPAAVVGVESQTSEAPTVSA; from the coding sequence ATGACTGCGACGAACGTGAATCCCACGAAATTCTCGATCGTTATCGCCACCTATCGCCGGCCGGCGATGTTGCGCGACACGTTGCTCAGTCTCCGCACGCTCAAGATTCCGAGCAGCGTGGCGCTCGAAGTGCTGATCGTCGACAACGATCCTGGCCAATCGGCGGTCGAGGTGGCGAACGAATTGGCCGCCGAATGCGAGCAGAGCTTTGCGCTGCGATATATCGCCGAGCCGCGGACGGGCCTCAGCCATGCGCGCAATCGCGGGATCGAAGAGGCCGAAGGCGACTTCATCGGCTTTCTGGACGACGATGTGTTCATTTCCGAACACTGGCTCGTCGCCATGCTCGATTGCCTCGAGCGGACGGGAGCGGTCGCGGTAGGCGGTCCCTATGTGAATCACTGGGAAGAAGAGCCCGATCCGACAGTGCTCGCCTGCCAGTATCGACTCGTGGCCCCGGATTGGGGCGAGCACGAATGCACGTACCAGGGACGAGCGACCCCCGGTGGCGGCAATGCCGTTTTCCGCCGCCGCGTGTTCGACACCGGATTGCGATTCTCTCCGGAATTAGGCCGAATCGGCAACCTGCTGCTATCGGGCGAAGACACGGAGGTTTTCCGCAGGCTGCAAAAGCAGGGCGAGCGCTTGTGGTACTGCCCAAACGCCCCGATGCTCCACCGCATCTCCGGCGAACGATTGACCCAAGCATACTTGATCCGTCGCAGCTTTTGGTTCGGCTATTCCTACGCCATCATCGATTCACGAATCGATGGGCTTGCTGCGCAACTTTTGTACGCCGTTGCAAGGCTGGGAAAGCTGTCGCTGGTCGATACCTGCCGGTTTGCATTTGCCAAGCTCCGCCGCAGTGCGACGGGTAAGCTGATTGCTCGGTGCTCGATCGCCACGCAATGGGGCTACTTGCGGGCAACTTTTTTTCCGCTTCCGATCACCGACAACCCGCCGCCCGCGGCAGTCGTCGGCGTCGAATCGCAAACCTCGGAGGCGCCGACCGTGTCTGCATGA
- a CDS encoding 7-carboxy-7-deazaguanine synthase QueE — translation MRIAEIFCSRQGEGMLSGTPSVFVRASGCNLRCRFCDTPYTSWNPEGDDLSVVEILRQVAGADCRHVVVTGGEPMLFAELIPLCEGLRQDGHHITIETAGTLVLPVECDLMSISPKLSNSTPSADRAPRWHSRHEASRHVPEVVRRLMRAYEYQLKFVVEARSDCDEVEAYLCEFPEIDRRRVLLMPQGVEVAQLAERAQWLAPLCAERGLTFCPRRHIEWYGNKRGT, via the coding sequence ATGCGAATTGCTGAGATTTTTTGTTCGCGGCAAGGGGAAGGGATGCTCAGCGGCACCCCGAGTGTCTTCGTGCGCGCAAGTGGGTGCAATCTTCGCTGCCGATTCTGCGACACGCCGTACACATCGTGGAATCCCGAGGGAGACGATCTTTCGGTCGTCGAAATCTTGCGCCAAGTCGCTGGCGCCGATTGCCGCCATGTTGTCGTCACCGGCGGCGAGCCGATGCTGTTTGCCGAGTTGATTCCGCTCTGCGAAGGGCTGCGGCAGGACGGGCATCACATCACGATCGAGACTGCCGGCACGCTTGTTCTACCGGTCGAATGCGACCTGATGTCGATCAGTCCGAAGCTATCGAATTCCACGCCATCGGCGGATCGCGCGCCGCGCTGGCACAGCCGGCACGAAGCATCACGGCACGTGCCGGAGGTGGTGCGGCGGCTGATGCGCGCATACGAATATCAATTGAAGTTCGTCGTCGAGGCACGCTCCGATTGCGACGAAGTGGAAGCTTATTTGTGCGAGTTTCCGGAAATCGATCGCCGGCGAGTGTTGCTGATGCCGCAGGGCGTCGAGGTGGCCCAATTGGCCGAACGCGCGCAATGGCTCGCACCGCTGTGCGCCGAACGCGGGCTAACATTTTGCCCCCGCCGGCATATCGAATGGTATGGCAACAAGCGGGGGACGTAG
- a CDS encoding O-antigen ligase family protein produces MNTAISNIVAEPPPSRRVWMVGIFALLWAVFYLATPLDVRFTVSDTYDAVNGDMSDEDRAETNVEMATHANMARELSLLALAVFGVACLASRAERRVAPRIGGVFILGFLAWTLASAVWSGETGTTLRKAAVLGCLSMGALGVAKQFSLRQIACFAVFAGGLLLVADLSSELALGNFQPLDPEYRFTGLTWPAFNAWMLSITLLGAAVLYPTAGKWRTALVALSAAALGAILMAKTRASTAGLVAGVSVYAALTWPPRRTLLALFAGITCIAAGIMVLSLTTGNAGARLVDVVNLGRSESAEGISGRSQLWEDLMPFIADRPLTGYGYESFWTPSHLVQIGEDNWGAPDAHNGYINLTLGIGLIGAAAYVLVLLFGFCTAWIRSIKARSADYAFACGTIVVSAINAGFVSTQLSPALYSFVTLAILAHLGFIAEPIGKDLPRT; encoded by the coding sequence ATGAACACTGCCATCTCCAACATTGTTGCCGAGCCGCCGCCAAGCCGGCGCGTTTGGATGGTTGGCATTTTCGCGCTGCTTTGGGCGGTATTCTATTTGGCCACGCCGCTGGATGTTCGATTCACGGTGAGCGACACCTACGATGCGGTCAACGGCGACATGTCGGACGAGGACCGTGCCGAAACCAATGTCGAGATGGCGACGCACGCGAATATGGCGCGTGAGCTTTCGCTGTTGGCGCTTGCGGTGTTTGGCGTCGCATGCTTGGCATCGCGCGCAGAGCGTCGGGTGGCTCCGCGCATCGGCGGAGTGTTCATTCTCGGCTTCCTGGCTTGGACGCTTGCAAGCGCCGTATGGTCGGGCGAGACGGGAACGACGCTTCGCAAGGCGGCCGTGTTGGGCTGCCTTTCGATGGGAGCCTTGGGTGTTGCGAAGCAATTTTCGCTGCGACAGATCGCGTGCTTCGCCGTGTTCGCCGGCGGATTGCTGCTCGTCGCGGATTTGTCGAGTGAACTGGCGCTCGGCAATTTTCAACCGCTCGACCCTGAATATCGCTTCACCGGTTTGACCTGGCCGGCATTCAATGCCTGGATGCTTTCGATAACGTTGTTGGGCGCGGCCGTTCTGTATCCGACCGCCGGGAAGTGGCGAACCGCGCTTGTGGCGCTTTCCGCAGCCGCGCTGGGCGCGATCTTGATGGCAAAGACACGGGCGAGCACCGCGGGATTGGTCGCTGGAGTTTCCGTATACGCGGCGCTGACCTGGCCCCCGCGCCGCACTCTGCTCGCTTTGTTCGCAGGCATCACGTGCATTGCGGCGGGCATCATGGTGCTTTCGCTGACGACCGGGAATGCCGGCGCGCGGCTGGTCGACGTGGTCAATCTGGGGAGATCCGAATCGGCAGAGGGAATTTCCGGCCGCTCGCAGTTATGGGAAGATCTCATGCCTTTCATCGCCGACCGCCCGCTGACCGGGTATGGCTACGAGAGCTTTTGGACGCCCAGCCATCTCGTCCAAATCGGCGAAGACAACTGGGGCGCTCCCGATGCACACAACGGATACATCAACCTGACTCTCGGCATCGGATTGATCGGGGCGGCGGCCTACGTGCTTGTGCTGCTTTTCGGATTCTGCACCGCTTGGATCCGGAGCATTAAGGCTCGCTCTGCCGACTACGCCTTCGCGTGCGGCACGATCGTCGTGTCGGCGATCAACGCGGGTTTCGTTTCCACGCAGCTATCGCCGGCGCTCTACAGCTTCGTAACGTTGGCGATTCTCGCACACCTGGGATTCATCGCCGAACCGATCGGCAAGGACCTGCCGCGAACATGA
- a CDS encoding serine protease, whose product MPAAPRLARHDIPLRARRFAAALLFALVVPANAFAQFAIWSAAPQTPHPAVVRVTAPERDGASLGSGTLVDVSQSHGLVLTNWHVVRDAVGNVIVSFPDGFQSPGFVLKTDRDWDLAAVAVWKPHVSPVPIATQAPRPGDILTIAGYGPGNYRAISGPCTEYLSPGPNLPYEIVELHAAARHGDSGGPILNSRGELAGVLFGEGDGDTSGTYCGRVRLFLNSIGQGAAPMVASTAPLRIVPSPNNPLVNQANRAATAGSAVAGSWPRTTNFPPISLPIGTMSTPPGGSQSYATTLPPPPMPDGAPQESPLGPAQIDPHCAGPLAAIISPLPPMPPSPTANSTGGANASSTSGQPRTAQPADISWEQIAGHTFGDQLKTVLAGIGAIIVFLQVVRKLV is encoded by the coding sequence TTGCCAGCCGCGCCCCGCTTGGCGCGGCACGACATTCCTCTGCGCGCCCGGCGATTCGCCGCGGCACTCCTATTCGCCCTCGTTGTTCCTGCGAACGCTTTCGCGCAATTCGCCATTTGGTCGGCTGCTCCGCAGACGCCGCATCCGGCGGTGGTGCGAGTCACGGCGCCCGAGCGCGATGGCGCTTCGCTTGGCTCCGGCACGCTCGTCGATGTCAGCCAGTCGCACGGATTGGTGCTGACGAATTGGCACGTCGTGCGAGATGCCGTCGGCAATGTAATCGTTTCATTTCCCGACGGCTTTCAGTCGCCCGGCTTCGTGCTCAAGACCGACCGCGATTGGGATTTGGCGGCCGTCGCCGTGTGGAAGCCGCACGTGTCGCCGGTGCCGATCGCCACCCAAGCGCCGCGGCCCGGCGACATCCTCACAATCGCCGGCTACGGTCCGGGAAACTACCGGGCCATCAGCGGGCCCTGCACGGAATATCTTTCGCCGGGACCGAATCTGCCCTACGAAATCGTCGAACTGCACGCGGCCGCGCGGCACGGCGATTCCGGCGGCCCGATCCTCAATAGCCGCGGCGAATTGGCAGGCGTCTTGTTCGGCGAAGGGGACGGCGACACGTCCGGAACCTATTGCGGCCGGGTGCGATTGTTTCTGAATTCGATCGGCCAAGGCGCCGCGCCGATGGTCGCTTCAACCGCTCCGCTGCGAATAGTGCCGTCGCCAAACAATCCGCTGGTGAACCAGGCGAACAGGGCCGCGACAGCCGGAAGCGCCGTCGCAGGCAGTTGGCCCCGCACGACGAACTTTCCCCCAATTTCGCTGCCGATCGGCACAATGAGCACGCCGCCTGGTGGCTCTCAATCTTACGCGACCACGCTTCCGCCGCCCCCAATGCCGGATGGCGCGCCGCAGGAATCACCGCTTGGCCCCGCGCAAATCGATCCGCATTGCGCCGGTCCGCTCGCGGCGATCATCAGCCCCCTGCCGCCGATGCCGCCCTCGCCGACGGCGAATTCGACTGGCGGCGCAAACGCGAGTTCGACCTCCGGTCAACCCCGAACGGCCCAGCCCGCCGACATCAGTTGGGAACAAATCGCCGGCCACACGTTCGGCGATCAACTCAAGACGGTTTTGGCCGGCATCGGGGCGATCATCGTGTTTCTGCAAGTGGTTCGCAAGCTCGTCTGA
- a CDS encoding CpsD/CapB family tyrosine-protein kinase, with translation MIRSTDSLAASETNGRPAATIQPAERRGAPELDKHFVGLYQRSLALRNGSPQAGYAIGVTSSLPDEGVSTVAIGLATCAALLGGAPVLLIDANLGRPSLARMFEIGDEPGLFEVLTGTMEAGDCIRPSNCDGLSLMTSGCWTSGIQPAYVPSALAALIGELRGCYATIVFDLPATEECSPSGVIGSMLDGVLLVVEAERIPDETARRAMLRLQRANVAILGVVLNKRK, from the coding sequence ATGATTCGAAGCACTGATTCCCTGGCCGCTTCCGAAACGAACGGCCGGCCTGCCGCGACGATTCAGCCCGCCGAAAGGCGCGGCGCTCCGGAGCTCGACAAGCATTTTGTCGGCCTCTATCAACGATCGCTCGCCCTGCGCAACGGGTCGCCGCAAGCCGGGTATGCGATCGGCGTTACAAGCTCGCTGCCGGACGAGGGCGTAAGCACCGTGGCGATCGGATTAGCAACCTGCGCTGCGCTGCTTGGCGGAGCGCCCGTGTTGCTGATCGACGCCAATTTAGGCCGCCCGTCGCTTGCTCGAATGTTCGAGATCGGCGACGAGCCGGGGCTGTTCGAGGTTTTGACGGGCACGATGGAGGCCGGCGATTGCATTCGGCCGTCGAATTGCGACGGACTTTCATTGATGACCTCAGGCTGCTGGACTTCAGGCATCCAGCCGGCATATGTGCCGAGCGCATTGGCGGCCCTGATCGGCGAGTTGCGAGGGTGCTACGCAACGATTGTGTTCGATCTTCCGGCCACGGAAGAATGCAGCCCATCGGGCGTGATCGGCAGCATGCTCGATGGTGTGCTGCTGGTCGTGGAAGCCGAGCGGATTCCGGATGAAACGGCTCGGCGGGCGATGTTGCGGCTCCAGCGAGCGAACGTTGCCATTCTAGGCGTGGTGTTGAACAAGCGCAAGTAA
- the queF gene encoding preQ(1) synthase, with protein sequence MGAPSLTDNFRSILEMFDNQYAGRDYTIEIVCPEFTSVCPKTGQPDFATLTITYTPGRRCVELKSLKLYLQQFRNEGIFYEHATNRILDDLVAAIQPRRMTLIADFTPRGGISTRVSARFEQKRGQN encoded by the coding sequence ATAGGAGCCCCGTCTTTGACCGACAATTTCCGCAGCATCCTCGAAATGTTCGACAACCAATATGCCGGCCGCGACTACACGATTGAAATCGTCTGCCCCGAATTCACGTCGGTTTGCCCCAAAACGGGCCAGCCCGACTTCGCCACGCTGACGATCACCTACACGCCGGGGCGCCGTTGCGTCGAGCTAAAAAGCTTGAAACTCTATTTGCAGCAGTTTCGCAACGAGGGAATTTTTTACGAGCACGCCACCAATCGCATCCTCGACGACCTCGTGGCGGCGATCCAACCGCGGCGAATGACGCTCATCGCCGACTTCACCCCGCGCGGCGGAATTTCCACCCGCGTCAGCGCGCGGTTCGAACAAAAAAGGGGTCAGAACTAA